From one Sphingomonas xanthus genomic stretch:
- a CDS encoding isocitrate lyase/PEP mutase family protein, with the protein MASRFERFAALHVPGDPIILYNVWDVGSAKAVIAAGAKALATGSHPVADAQGWEDGQGVPIDYALANAKRIADSTDLPLTVDFEGAYSTDPGAGAANVVRLMASGAVGCNFEDQRLGGEGVHPLHDQVQRIAAIRDAVGEAFFINARTDVFLKAAQQDAALVDEVIDRGKAFADAGASGFFVPRLSDPRQVEKVVRAVPLPLNLIAFPGAPAKSDWASAGVARISHGPFPHRALMAQLTEAARAAIL; encoded by the coding sequence ATGGCATCGAGATTCGAGAGATTCGCTGCGCTCCATGTGCCGGGCGACCCGATCATCCTGTACAATGTCTGGGACGTCGGCAGCGCCAAAGCGGTGATTGCCGCTGGGGCCAAGGCGCTCGCCACCGGGAGCCATCCAGTGGCCGACGCGCAAGGCTGGGAGGATGGGCAGGGCGTGCCGATCGACTATGCCCTGGCCAACGCCAAGCGGATCGCCGATTCGACCGACCTGCCTCTGACCGTCGATTTCGAAGGCGCTTATTCGACCGATCCCGGCGCGGGTGCCGCCAATGTCGTCCGCCTCATGGCAAGTGGCGCGGTCGGCTGCAATTTCGAAGATCAGCGGCTTGGCGGTGAGGGAGTCCACCCGCTGCACGACCAGGTCCAGCGCATCGCCGCGATCCGCGACGCGGTCGGAGAGGCGTTTTTCATCAACGCGCGCACGGACGTTTTCCTGAAGGCGGCCCAGCAAGATGCAGCGCTGGTCGATGAGGTCATTGACCGCGGCAAGGCGTTCGCCGACGCCGGAGCGAGCGGGTTTTTTGTTCCCCGCCTTTCCGACCCGCGCCAAGTCGAAAAGGTGGTGCGCGCAGTGCCCTTGCCGCTCAACCTGATCGCCTTTCCAGGCGCGCCGGCCAAGTCCGACTGGGCGAGCGCGGGCGTTGCGCGGATCAGCCATGGACCGTTCCCGCACCGCGCCTTGATGGCCCAGCTTACCGAGGCGGCGCGGGCCGCGATCTTATAG
- a CDS encoding ABC transporter ATP-binding protein, whose product MGERAIAAQARDLTKDFDGKRAVDGVSLTVPEGRITGILGPNGAGKTTTIRMMLGIIDPSSGTRSLLGHDQPLQVAREVGYLPEERGLYPAMPAMEAIAFMGALRGLPIAEGRRRAIALLDERGHGDWAKRPIRTLSKGMAQTVQLLGTIVHRPRLIVLDEPFSGLDALNQEKLEQLIRDQAAAGVTVIFSTHVIAHAERLCERVAIIAEGRVAFEGAVDDARGRLRPIVRLRTRVADGAWRSALPAKARQVAGEWRFELPETGPEPLLKAMIDGGAGIETLSIERPGLHDAFIAIAGEAAAREMGHAQDPEEAA is encoded by the coding sequence ACGGAAAGCGCGCGGTCGACGGCGTCAGCCTGACGGTCCCGGAGGGCCGCATTACCGGCATTCTGGGCCCCAATGGCGCGGGCAAGACGACGACCATCCGGATGATGCTGGGGATCATCGACCCGAGCAGCGGCACGCGCAGCCTGCTCGGTCACGATCAGCCGCTGCAGGTGGCCCGCGAGGTCGGCTATTTGCCCGAGGAGCGAGGCTTGTACCCGGCGATGCCGGCGATGGAGGCCATTGCCTTCATGGGCGCGCTTCGGGGTCTGCCGATTGCCGAAGGCCGACGCCGGGCGATCGCATTGCTCGATGAGCGCGGACATGGCGACTGGGCCAAGCGCCCGATCCGTACGCTGTCCAAGGGGATGGCCCAGACCGTGCAATTGCTCGGCACCATCGTCCACCGCCCCCGACTGATCGTTCTCGACGAGCCTTTCTCCGGGCTCGACGCGCTCAACCAGGAAAAGCTTGAGCAGCTGATCCGCGACCAGGCAGCCGCCGGCGTCACCGTAATCTTTTCGACCCATGTGATCGCCCATGCCGAACGGCTTTGCGAACGCGTAGCCATCATCGCGGAAGGGCGGGTCGCCTTCGAAGGAGCGGTCGACGACGCGCGCGGCCGTCTTCGTCCGATTGTCCGCTTGCGTACCCGGGTCGCCGACGGGGCGTGGCGCTCGGCCCTGCCCGCCAAGGCGCGGCAAGTCGCCGGCGAATGGCGCTTCGAATTGCCGGAAACCGGGCCCGAGCCCCTGCTCAAGGCGATGATCGACGGCGGCGCGGGGATCGAGACATTGAGTATCGAGCGGCCGGGACTGCACGACGCCTTTATCGCCATCGCCGGGGAGGCAGCCGCCCGGGAAATGGGTCATGCGCAGGATCCGGAGGAAGCCGCATGA
- a CDS encoding ABC transporter permease codes for MPETIRAAFVIARRDFTATVFSKTFLLFLLGPLFPILLGFTFGGIGARVEQNSVPPAVAVIASPADFRLLQQARERLSPLADDRPFVELRRVAPGSDPARQARQLLSDDANPVLGVLEGGLFAPHFTGAVSADGRTVRQVGMFVAEAQRLQVQPLPPGGQGLAVTLTRTSSGSVAFAREITARLGQTVLFVLTILLAGMLLSQLIEEKSNKVIEVLAAAVPVDSIFLGKLFAMLAMSLVGITVWASAGAAAIAIWMEGGLGAMPPPAIGWPVFLVLTLVYFSMSYLLIGATFLGIGAQASTVREVQTLSMPVTMAQVVLFGFASLGVGKPASAEAIGAAVFPLSSPFAMIGRAAEQAALWPHLLALAWQILWVVLILRIAAAIFRRSVLNSGPSRRWFWQKRKANLS; via the coding sequence ATGCCCGAGACCATCCGCGCGGCCTTCGTGATCGCCCGCCGCGACTTTACCGCGACCGTATTCAGCAAAACCTTTTTGCTATTCCTGCTGGGCCCGCTGTTTCCGATCCTCCTCGGCTTCACCTTTGGCGGCATTGGCGCCCGTGTCGAACAGAATAGCGTGCCGCCAGCCGTCGCGGTCATCGCTTCACCGGCCGACTTCCGTCTGCTTCAGCAAGCCCGGGAGCGGCTCAGCCCGCTGGCCGATGACCGGCCCTTCGTCGAACTTCGCCGAGTGGCTCCGGGTAGCGATCCAGCAAGGCAAGCCAGACAACTGCTGTCCGACGACGCCAATCCCGTGCTGGGGGTCCTTGAAGGTGGCCTGTTCGCCCCGCATTTCACCGGCGCCGTATCCGCCGACGGGCGGACGGTCCGCCAGGTCGGCATGTTCGTCGCCGAAGCCCAGAGGCTGCAAGTCCAGCCCCTGCCACCCGGCGGGCAGGGATTGGCGGTAACGCTGACCAGGACCTCGTCGGGATCGGTCGCCTTTGCCCGGGAAATCACCGCGCGCCTCGGCCAGACCGTGTTGTTCGTGCTCACCATCCTTCTTGCCGGCATGCTGCTTAGCCAGCTGATCGAAGAAAAGTCGAACAAGGTGATCGAGGTTCTTGCCGCTGCCGTGCCAGTCGACTCCATCTTCCTTGGCAAGCTGTTCGCGATGCTCGCCATGTCGCTGGTCGGGATCACCGTCTGGGCCAGCGCGGGGGCCGCGGCTATCGCCATCTGGATGGAGGGAGGCCTGGGCGCCATGCCCCCGCCGGCGATCGGCTGGCCGGTTTTTCTGGTGCTGACCCTCGTGTATTTTTCGATGAGCTATCTGTTGATCGGCGCAACCTTCCTCGGGATCGGGGCGCAGGCTTCGACGGTCCGCGAAGTGCAGACCTTGTCGATGCCGGTCACCATGGCTCAGGTGGTTCTATTCGGTTTCGCCTCGCTGGGCGTCGGCAAGCCGGCGAGCGCCGAGGCGATCGGCGCTGCCGTCTTCCCCCTCTCCTCGCCCTTCGCGATGATCGGTCGGGCGGCGGAGCAGGCGGCACTTTGGCCCCATCTGCTAGCGCTGGCCTGGCAGATCCTGTGGGTGGTCCTCATTCTGCGGATTGCCGCGGCGATCTTCCGTCGCAGCGTGCTGAACTCCGGACCATCCCGCCGCTGGTTCTGGCAAAAGCGAAAGGCGAATCTGTCCTAG